From Arctopsyche grandis isolate Sample6627 chromosome 12, ASM5162203v2, whole genome shotgun sequence, one genomic window encodes:
- the Nup62 gene encoding nucleoporin 62: MNFSFGNKPVGAAPPAFGAPNITVPASIPGSVPANNTGFTFGATTTANKPATGMFGSDASKPGGFSFTSPTANPTTPSIFGASPAAPNFSFGSPQTTQSQMFGGGITSTAQPTTGFGFGAQPAQSTAAFSGFGSPSAIATTAVGITPATTGLSFGAKPANAWPSFGATPPASSAINFGATSVAPATTATALGQNFSFAGNNPLQQAPTAAPTASFGFGQSTAAPPSNPATTGFGFGQVSSPPAIGLGLGMTAAKPALSFGASPNVTVAPNVTLNPVGNPPSLGFGLPTSASPMFSFGGATGVASTAATITTAPAPAPAPAPSFGFSTPATSAVPTFGKPVATAAPTTGFNFNTSQPAVQPPQTTALSFGTGGPPAFGSIPASTPGANVAQIPVAKPTVGTSFANVIPQTKPADFSFGGSTIVAPAATTAATATLSTPGFTGFQLPAPPVPATTQSIALAVSNAPTSIAQPLTLTSLGTLPPPSSTTTPGSLAIPSVSSSLARAGFQLTAASSAATTSANTGSLTLTTSASSAPTQPTPVTSMNFGQLEDTINKWSLELEEQEKVFINQATQVNAWDKLLIANGEKIVTLNEALQGVRTEQQGLDHELDFVLGQQRELEELLVPLEKELSNVVITDPEREQTYRLTDTIDTQLKQMSEDLKEIIEHLNESNRREDNNDPIVQIGRILNAHMSSMQWIDSSIAQISNKLDQLSNMHNMLKRHNKRSFKLTYK, encoded by the exons ATGAACTTCAGCTTCGGCAATAAGCCGGTGGGCGCTGCGCCCCCCGCATTCGGCGCCCCCAATATTACCGTTCCCGCTTCTATTCCGGGCTCCGTTCCCGCCAACAATACAG gttttacATTTGGAGCAACGACTACTGCTAACAAACCAGCAACTGGAATGTTTGGAAGCGATG CTTCTAAACCAGGTGGCTTTTCTTTTACTTCTCCTACGGCGAATCCAACTACGCCATCTATTTTCGGTGCCTCGCCTGCCGCTCCAAACTTTTCCTTCGGCTCACCTCAGACTACACAATCTCAAATGTTTGGAGGGGGTATAACCTCAACTGCGCAGCCGACTACTGGATTCGGTTTTGGAGCCCAACCGGCTCAAAGTACTGCAGCGTTTTCAGGATTTGGATCTCCGAGTGCGATTGCTACTACAGCAGTCGGCATAACTCCAGCTACGACAGGTTTATCGTTTGGAGCCAAACCTGCTAACGCCTGGCCGTCTTTTGGCGCTACACCTCCTGCATCATCAGCTATCAATTTTGGTGCAACATCAGTAGCACCTGCAACAACAGCTACGGCTTTAGGACAAAACTTCTCTTTTGCTGGAAATAATCCATTGCAACAAGCCCCAACGGCTGCTCCAACTGCAAGCTTTGGCTTTGGGCAATCTACCGCTGCACCACCATCCAACCCCGCTACAACAGGATTTGGCTTCGGACAAGTCAGCTCTCCACCTGCTATCGGATTAGGGCTGGGTATGACGGCGGCAAAACCAGCCTTGAGTTTTGGTGCATCACCAAACGTAACTGTCGCTCCCAATGTGACTTTGAATCCCGTTGGAAATCCGCCATCACTCGGCTTTGGATTACCTACATCGGCATCTCCTATGTTTTCATTTGGAGGAGCGACTGGTGTTGCTAGTACTGCCGCCACCATTACAACTGCACCAGCACCAGCCCCCGCCCCAGCCCCATCATTTGGGTTTAGCACACCTGCCACTTCTGCTGTTCCAACGTTCGGAAAACCTGTAGCTACAGCAGCTCCCACCACCGGCTTTAATTTCAATACATCACAACCGGCTGTGCAGCCACCTCAAACCACTGCATTATCGTTTGGAACTGGTGGACCTCCAGCATTTGGTTCCATTCCA GCGTCAACTCCAGGAGCAAATGTAGCTCAAATTCCAGTTGCAAAACCAACAGTGGGTACTTCCTTTGCTAATGTCATTCCACAAACGAAACCAGCTGATTTTTCATTTGGAGGCTCGACTATTGTCGCGCCCGCTGCAACTACTGCTGCAACTGCCACTTTGTCGACACCTGGTTTTACTGGATTTCAGTTGCCAGCGCCGCCAGTTCCAGCTACAACTCAAAGCATTGCCTTGGCAGTTTCTAATGCTCCTACCAGCATTGCACAGCCCCTAACATTAAcaa gtCTCGGAACGTTGCCACCACCCTCTTCGACAACCACACCTGGATCTCTCGCCATTCCTTCGGTGTCTAGTTCGTTGGCAAGAGCTGGTTTCCAATTAACGGCTGCATCTTCGGCTGCCACCACATCGGCTAATACTGGATCGTTAACTCTCACAACTAG TGCCAGTAGTGCTCCAACACAACCAACACCAGTAACCTCAATGAATTTCGGACAACTCGAAGACACCATCAATAAATGGAGTTTAGAACTAGAAGAGCAAGAAAAAGTTTTTATCAACCAAGCTACTCAAGTTAATGCATGGGATAAGTTGCTCATTGCAAATGGAGAAAAG ATCGTCACACTCAATGAAGCCTTACAAGGTGTTAGAACTGAACAACAAGGTTTAGATCACGAACTTGATTTTGTATTAGGGCAACAACGTGAATTAGAAGAACTGCTAGTCCCATTAGAAAAGGAACTGAGCAATGTTGTCATTACTGATCCTGAGCGAGAACAAAC gtaccgTTTGACTGACACAATTGATACGCAGTTAAAACAAATGTCTGAAGATTTAAAGGAAATCATAGAACATTTGAACGAGTCTAATCGACGAGAAGATAACAATGATCCG attGTTCAAATTGGCCGCATATTGAATGCACATATGTCATCCATGCAATGGATTGACTCCTCAATCGCTCAAATTTCCAATAAATTGGATCAGTTATCCAACATGCACAACATGCTTAAAAGACACAATAAAAGATCATTCAAATtgacttataaataa
- the Hus1-like gene encoding hus1-like checkpoint clamp component: protein MKFRGVMIDTVPMREFTNIIMTLSKLSKDCVMRLTSDVIYFIISEENCGPLSPIVWCELDRSSFFFEYLMEGVNETYKEIYLGFSTCHLARSLMTLKQTAKSVKIKLTKKDHPCLTLEIELPSANLMDNRHVTHDIPVNVISRKDWKSFSEPKLPDYNISIELPPLKQLKSMVDRMKNMSPDLIIKANSSGKMILQIKTDLATVSSTFTNLQVKSFNSNKEDEDDEETDYIICRVDIKKFGNFLNANQTNYTVALCSMVHRKVINLFLEKEGYMAYQCFIPSILY, encoded by the exons ATGAAATTTCGCGGAGTAATGATAGATACTGTTCCAATGAGAGAATTTACAA ATATTATTATGACACTCTCAAAACTCTCAAAAGACTGTGTTATGCGATTAACTTcagatgttatttattttattatatccgaAGAAAATTGTGGTCCCCTCTCTCCAATTGTTTGGTGTGAATTAGATCGATCGTCAttcttttttgaatatttaatggaAGGCGTCAACGAAACATATAAAGAAATATACTTAGGATTTAGTACTT GTCACCTTGCAAGATCATTGATGACTCTGAAACAAACtgcaaaatctgtaaaaataaaacttactaaAAAAGATCATCCATGCCTAACACTAGAAATTGAATTG ccATCAGCAAATTTGATGGACAATAGACATGTTACACATGACATTCCTGTCAATGTTATATCAAGGAAAGATTGGAAATCTTTTAGCGAACCAAAACTACCTGACTATAAT ATATCAATTGAATTGCCCCCATTAAAGCAACTCAAATCAATGGTGGATAGAATGAAAAATATGTCACCAGATTTAATAATTAAAGCTAATTCATCTGGTAAGATGATACTCCAGATAAAAACTGATTTGGCAACAGTTTCTTCCACATTTACAAACCTACAAGTAAAATCCTTCAATA GCAACAAAGAAGATGAAGACGATGAAGAAAcagattatataatatgtcgAGTTGATATTAAGAAATttggtaattttttaaatgcaaatcaAACGAACTACACAGTGGCCCTCTGTTCAATGGTTCATAGAAaagtcattaatttatttttagagaaAGAAGGCTATATGGCATATCAATGCTTCATACCATCTATTTTGTATTga